The Brassica napus cultivar Da-Ae chromosome C1, Da-Ae, whole genome shotgun sequence DNA segment AGAGTTCGACAGAGATCGTCCCCCCATTTCATCCCGATTTCAAAATCCTCTCGGGTATTTCGCTCCCTCGACACCGATCCGTTGTCTCACCGAAAGCttcttgatcgatcacctgtttttgatgacattagtAATGGAATTGCGCCACAAGTAAACTTCTATGTCAACGGAACGGAGTACCATTTTGCTTATTATCTCACAGATGGTATTTATCTGAATTGGGcgacttttattcaatctatccgaCTACCACAAGGTGAGAAGAATTCATTATTTGCTAAAACCCAAGAAGTTGTTCGAAAAGATGTTGAGTGTGCTTTTAGAGTCCTGCAAGCTAGATTTTCCGTTGTCAAAAATCCATCTAAAATATGGGATAAAGACAAAATAGcaaatattatgagagcatgtatcatactccataatatgattatCGAAGATGAACGAGATTCATACACTCAGTATAACGTTTTAGAAtttcaacaaggagaagatGTGGATCAAACATTTTCCGTCAAAAAGACTACAAAACACGGCAATACAATTGGTCGTCGAACAGAAGTTTGGGATAAAGAAGCCcatcaacaattaaaaaaagatttgattgaaaatatatgggataaatttggacatcttccaaataacatataatgtttaagtttctatgaattcaataaaatgtttgtttgcttttatttatgatgtttgtaatttttttttcttgtttttttattttggcaactttgtaattttcttatgttttcaattttaatgttatatgttttattttaaacttatcttttatatgtcattatttattaaaataaataattaatttactaaGAGACAACAAAAAGTCCTACCAATAATCTACACTTTTGGGATTGTCTCTTACCTTTGTctcttaacataaaaataataataagataaaCTAAGGACTTAAAAATTAGTCCTACCAATAATGTTGTTCTAAGAGCATAAATATCGATGGTTTCTAAAAGAAGTTTTTAACTGTTTGTGGGCTCCATTAACGCGTGGGTcctacaaaaattttaaaaaccagtcccaaaatcacaaaataaagATCAGTCTTTGGGGATTTTTTGCACTGTTTGCGGGATCCGGCGGCCCGCGgttggtttattttttaattttttctttttttttttagaaaaaaaaatctttaaggACCCAGAGTTTTCCAGATTTTCTTTTGTGACATTGGTTTAGTGGCTTAAAAAAAGTTGTTTGACCTGCAATACCATGAACACATGCATTCAAATTACTGGaccacaaaattcaaaaaaaggGGGAAAAGtaaatggggggggggggttatgATTTCCTTTTTAACCCATTTGgattaaataaaactatatacataaataatttaatctATCTACAATACAGATACAATATTCtataagtttattttaaatctaaaatttgtttttaagacATTGGATGGCATGATTAAAGATGTTAAGCATGAGTGTGTGTTTGGTATATACATTTAAAGAATAATTAAAGTTGAAAAACAGCAGTATAAATGTATAACTAATCACATCCAGCCCCAGGACAATCAATTCAGTCTAATCCCTCCATTTAAGTTCCACTTCTATCCTACTCACGCTATGCTAACACGCGCCGTATTATTACACAACACACTTTCTCAAGTACAAATGTTCTGCAACCGTTTCCTTTTTCGTTGACAGTCACATGGAAACTCCACCTTTTTCTTCAACCTTCGCGAAATCTCTCTGACTGCGACGGAAACAGATGGCGAGGAGTCACCGGTTTATTAGCTACCAGTTACTCCTTCTCCTTTTACTGAGCTTCGAAACGGCACGGCGTTTAGCTTCCGCTGATCCAAACGACGAGGCGTGTTTGAAGAATCTCCGACAAAGCTTGGAGGATCCGGCGCGTAATCTCCGGAACTGGACAAACAACGTCTTCTCCAACCCTTGTTCCGGCTTCACCTCTTACCTCCCTGGCGCCACCTGTAACAATGGCAGAATCTATAAGCTTTCTCTCACTACCCTCTCACTTCGCGGCTCAATCTCTCCGTTTCTCTCCAACTGCACCAACCTCCAGTCCTTGGATCTATCGTCAAACCAGATCTCCGGTGACATCCCGCCGGAGATACAGTTTCTCGTTAACCTCGCCGTACTCAACCTCTCATCAAACCGTCTCTCCGGCGAAATCTCTCCGCAGTTAGCTCTCTGCGCTTACCTGAACGTCATCGACCTCCATGATAACCAGCTCTCCGGTCAAATCCCTCAGCAGCTAGGACTCTTGGCGAGGCTGTCTGCGTTTGACGTGTCGAACAACAAACTCTCCGGCCAGATTCCGACGTACTTGTCGAATAGGACAGGGAGTTTTCCGAGGTTTAACGCGAGTTCGTTCGTGGGGAACAAGGGGTTGTACGGGTATCCGTTGCAGGATATGGTGAAGGGCAAAGGCTTATCGGTGATGGCGATCGTTGGGATAGGGCTTGGAAGTGGAGTGGTGAGCTTGATGATTAGTTTCACAGGTGTTTGTATTTGGTTGAGGATCACTGAGAAGAAGATGGCTGCTGAAGAAGAAGGCA contains these protein-coding regions:
- the LOC106379172 gene encoding receptor-like protein 44, whose product is MARSHRFISYQLLLLLLLSFETARRLASADPNDEACLKNLRQSLEDPARNLRNWTNNVFSNPCSGFTSYLPGATCNNGRIYKLSLTTLSLRGSISPFLSNCTNLQSLDLSSNQISGDIPPEIQFLVNLAVLNLSSNRLSGEISPQLALCAYLNVIDLHDNQLSGQIPQQLGLLARLSAFDVSNNKLSGQIPTYLSNRTGSFPRFNASSFVGNKGLYGYPLQDMVKGKGLSVMAIVGIGLGSGVVSLMISFTGVCIWLRITEKKMAAEEEGKISQSMPDY